In one Mycobacterium sp. NBC_00419 genomic region, the following are encoded:
- a CDS encoding DUF389 domain-containing protein, whose translation MLHLRVIAPVDLRDEVVGVLRRHPGVTHLVVHRDAALEPAGDEISADIARESANDVVDDLKALGLHSRGAITLDVVDTVVSTAAYRAEKEADGDPGDAIVWEELAARTREESTLNITFLLFLCLACMIAAVGVVTDSPVTVVGAMVVGPEFGPLAALAVALVRRRLDLARRASIALLVGFPVAMAATAAFVLGGEALGWIQLQSTRQLDEVDFIFQIGPLSFVVALLAGAAGMLSLVSAKSAALVGVFISVTTVPAAGFAVVAASVGDWDIAVESAAQLLLNLVGITVAGVLVLAVRRRHASRHRQVRAH comes from the coding sequence GTGCTGCATCTGCGGGTGATTGCTCCGGTCGATCTGCGCGACGAGGTGGTCGGCGTGCTGCGGCGCCACCCCGGGGTGACGCATCTGGTCGTGCACCGCGACGCGGCACTGGAGCCCGCCGGTGACGAGATCAGCGCCGACATCGCCAGGGAAAGCGCCAACGACGTCGTCGACGACCTCAAGGCCCTCGGCTTGCACAGCCGCGGCGCGATCACCCTCGACGTCGTCGACACCGTCGTCTCAACCGCGGCCTACCGGGCCGAGAAAGAGGCCGACGGCGACCCGGGCGACGCCATCGTGTGGGAGGAACTCGCCGCCCGCACCCGCGAGGAGTCCACGCTCAACATCACATTCCTGTTGTTCCTGTGCCTGGCATGCATGATCGCCGCCGTCGGTGTCGTCACCGACTCCCCGGTGACCGTCGTCGGCGCGATGGTCGTCGGCCCCGAGTTCGGGCCGCTGGCCGCGCTGGCGGTCGCGCTGGTGCGCCGCAGGCTCGACCTGGCCCGCCGGGCCTCGATCGCCCTTCTGGTGGGCTTCCCGGTCGCCATGGCGGCCACCGCGGCGTTCGTGCTCGGTGGTGAGGCGCTGGGCTGGATCCAGTTGCAGAGCACCCGTCAGCTCGATGAGGTGGACTTCATCTTCCAGATCGGCCCGCTGTCGTTCGTGGTGGCACTGCTGGCCGGTGCGGCGGGCATGCTGTCGCTGGTGTCCGCCAAATCCGCCGCACTGGTGGGAGTGTTCATCTCGGTGACCACGGTGCCCGCCGCCGGCTTCGCCGTCGTCGCGGCGTCGGTGGGGGACTGGGACATCGCCGTCGAGTCGGCCGCTCAGCTGCTGCTCAACCTGGTCGGGATCACGGTGGCCGGCGTGCTGGTGCTCGCGGTTCGGCGCCGCCACGCCAGCCGGCACCGGCAGGTTAGGGCACACTGA
- a CDS encoding thiolase family protein: MTGTSGRDAVIVAAVRTPVGKGKPGGALHGVLPADLLAHSLSELVTRSGVDPAEIDDVIAGAVTQVGDQAVNIARNALLGAGFPESVPGTTVDRQCGSSQQAISFAAQGVIAGAYDIVIAAGVESMSRVPMGSSVLPGSDPFGVGFAQRYSEGLVPQGISAELIAARWNLSRTELDEFSAASHEKAARATKDGLFDNELVPIAGLQTDEIIRPGTTVDTLAGLKPAFYNEAVAQRFPQIGWNITPGNSSPLSDGSAAVLITTSEVARKRGWTPLARIHTTTVVGSDPLYMLTGVIPATEKVLARAGLTIADIDLFEVNEAFAPVVLAWASDVRGAHSRDEILARTNVNGGAIAIGHPLGASGARIMTTLVNAFEQRGGRYGLQTMCEGGGMANATIIERLG, translated from the coding sequence ATGACCGGAACTTCAGGGCGCGACGCGGTCATCGTGGCGGCGGTGCGCACCCCGGTGGGCAAGGGCAAGCCCGGCGGCGCACTGCATGGTGTGCTGCCCGCCGATCTGCTGGCGCACAGCCTCTCGGAGCTGGTGACCCGCAGCGGCGTCGACCCGGCCGAGATCGACGACGTGATCGCCGGTGCGGTCACCCAGGTGGGCGACCAGGCCGTCAACATCGCCCGCAACGCACTGCTGGGCGCCGGCTTCCCGGAGTCGGTGCCGGGCACGACCGTCGACCGCCAGTGCGGCAGCAGCCAGCAGGCAATCAGCTTCGCCGCCCAGGGCGTGATCGCGGGCGCCTACGACATCGTCATCGCTGCCGGCGTGGAGTCGATGAGCCGGGTGCCGATGGGATCCTCGGTACTGCCCGGCAGCGATCCGTTCGGTGTCGGGTTCGCACAGCGCTACTCCGAAGGCCTTGTGCCCCAGGGCATCAGCGCCGAGTTGATCGCGGCGCGCTGGAACCTCTCGCGCACCGAACTCGACGAGTTCTCGGCGGCCAGCCACGAGAAAGCGGCCCGCGCCACCAAGGACGGGTTGTTCGACAACGAGCTGGTGCCGATCGCGGGGTTGCAGACCGACGAGATCATCCGTCCCGGAACCACCGTCGACACCCTGGCGGGCCTCAAGCCGGCGTTCTACAACGAGGCTGTCGCCCAACGGTTTCCGCAGATCGGCTGGAACATCACCCCGGGTAACTCCTCGCCGCTGTCCGACGGCAGTGCAGCGGTGCTCATCACCACCAGTGAGGTGGCCCGCAAGCGGGGCTGGACGCCGTTGGCGCGCATCCACACCACCACCGTCGTCGGCTCCGATCCGCTGTACATGCTGACCGGAGTGATCCCGGCGACCGAGAAGGTGCTCGCACGCGCCGGGCTGACGATCGCCGACATCGACCTGTTCGAAGTCAACGAGGCGTTCGCGCCGGTGGTGCTGGCCTGGGCCAGTGACGTAAGAGGGGCGCACAGCCGGGATGAGATTTTGGCCCGGACCAATGTCAACGGCGGCGCCATCGCGATCGGCCATCCGTTGGGCGCCAGCGGGGCGCGGATCATGACCACCCTCGTCAACGCCTTTGAGCAGCGCGGTGGGCGCTACGGCCTGCAGACGATGTGCGAAGGCGGCGGTATGGCCAACGCGACGATCATCGAGCGGCTCGGCTAG
- a CDS encoding MMPL/RND family transporter: MITLNKKDRPQADEHGKRPHIAQWVRWLSVPIILGWLALTVVTNVVVPQIEVVGQAQSVPMAAPDAPSTIAMNTIGKTFKEFNSNTSVMIVLEGQQPLGDAAHKYYDDIISKLVADKKHVEHVQDFWSDPLTASGSQSEDGKSAYVQVYLAGNMGEGLANESVEAAKAIVQSVPAPPGVKAYVTGPSALIADTHIAGDRSLQLITLLTFGVITVMLLFVYRSIATVLLAMFMVFLELAVARGVVAFLGHHHLIGLSTFAVNLLTMLAIAAGTDYVIFLFGRYQEARSKGADKESAYYEMFHGTAHVILGSGLTIAGAMLCLHFTRSPMFSSLGIPLFIGMLVVVCAAMTLGPSVVTVASRFGRLEPKRASRERFWRRIGTAVVRWPGPILVATTALCLIGLLALPGYRTDYNDRHYLPPDIPAAEGFAAAERHFPAARLSPELLMLQSDHDLRNSADFLVIDRVAKAMFHTPGIGRVQTITRPLGSPIEHSSIPFMLGMQGTTQTLNQSYLDDRMKDMLKMGDDMNVSIATMTQMYDLMGELNATTHSMVGKMDLTLADIQTLRNHIADFDDFFRPIRNYLYWEPHCFDIPMCWSIRSVFDTLDGIDTMTDDFQSLVPNLHQLDILTAQMRTLMPPMIETMKSMRTMQLTMQSTQAGMYDQLAAQQDNQSAMGKAFDEAKNDDSFYLPPEAFDNPDFQRGMKMFLSPDGKAVRFIISHEGDPMSPEGLSHVDPIKNAAFEAIKGTPLEGSKIYLAGTAASYKDMQDSANYDLLIAGIAALCLIFIIMLIITRAVVAAAAIVGTVLLSLGTSFGLSVLVWQDLIGRPLHWMVLVMSVIILLAVGSDYNLLLVARLKEEVGAGINTGIIRAMGGSGSVVTSAGLVFAVTMASMAFSELTILAQVGTTIGMGLLVDTLVIRSFMTPSIAALLGRWFWWPQRVRPRPAPSPWPQPKTDSAQPVSADSSP, translated from the coding sequence ATGATCACGCTGAACAAAAAGGACCGACCACAGGCCGACGAGCACGGTAAGCGCCCGCACATTGCGCAGTGGGTGCGGTGGCTGTCGGTCCCGATCATCCTCGGCTGGCTGGCGCTGACGGTCGTCACCAACGTGGTGGTGCCCCAGATCGAGGTTGTCGGTCAGGCGCAGTCGGTGCCGATGGCGGCCCCCGACGCCCCGTCGACGATCGCGATGAACACGATCGGCAAGACGTTCAAGGAGTTCAACTCCAACACCTCGGTCATGATCGTGCTGGAAGGCCAGCAGCCGCTGGGTGACGCGGCGCACAAGTACTACGACGACATCATCAGCAAGCTTGTCGCCGATAAGAAGCACGTCGAGCACGTCCAGGACTTCTGGAGCGATCCGCTGACCGCATCGGGCTCGCAGAGCGAGGACGGCAAGTCCGCCTACGTGCAGGTCTATCTGGCCGGCAACATGGGCGAGGGCCTGGCCAACGAGTCGGTCGAAGCAGCCAAGGCGATCGTGCAGAGTGTGCCGGCCCCACCCGGGGTCAAGGCCTACGTCACCGGGCCGTCCGCACTGATCGCCGACACCCACATCGCCGGTGACCGCAGCCTGCAACTCATCACCCTGCTGACCTTCGGCGTCATCACGGTGATGCTGCTGTTCGTCTACCGCTCAATCGCCACCGTCCTGCTCGCGATGTTCATGGTGTTCCTCGAACTGGCAGTGGCCCGCGGCGTGGTGGCCTTCCTGGGTCACCATCATCTGATCGGGCTCTCCACGTTCGCGGTCAACCTGCTCACCATGCTGGCCATCGCCGCGGGCACCGACTACGTGATCTTCCTGTTCGGGCGCTATCAGGAAGCCCGGTCCAAAGGTGCCGACAAAGAGTCCGCCTACTACGAGATGTTCCACGGCACCGCGCACGTGATCCTCGGATCCGGCCTGACCATCGCCGGTGCCATGCTCTGCCTGCACTTCACCCGCAGCCCGATGTTCAGCTCGCTGGGTATACCTCTGTTCATCGGCATGCTCGTCGTCGTCTGCGCCGCGATGACATTGGGACCATCCGTGGTGACGGTAGCCAGTCGCTTCGGCCGGCTGGAGCCCAAACGTGCCTCGCGTGAACGCTTTTGGCGGCGTATCGGAACCGCCGTCGTGCGCTGGCCGGGGCCGATCCTGGTGGCGACCACCGCGCTGTGCCTCATCGGTCTGCTCGCGCTGCCGGGCTACCGTACCGACTACAACGACCGGCACTACCTGCCGCCGGACATCCCGGCCGCCGAGGGCTTCGCCGCCGCCGAACGGCACTTCCCGGCCGCTCGGCTCAGCCCCGAGCTGTTGATGCTGCAAAGCGACCACGACCTGCGGAACTCGGCGGACTTCCTGGTCATCGACCGGGTGGCCAAGGCCATGTTCCACACCCCGGGCATCGGACGGGTGCAGACCATCACCCGACCACTGGGCTCGCCCATCGAGCACAGTTCGATCCCGTTCATGCTGGGCATGCAGGGCACCACGCAGACCCTGAACCAGTCGTATCTCGACGACCGGATGAAGGACATGCTCAAGATGGGTGACGACATGAACGTCTCCATCGCCACCATGACCCAGATGTACGACCTGATGGGCGAACTCAACGCCACCACCCACAGCATGGTCGGCAAGATGGACCTGACGCTGGCCGACATCCAGACGCTGCGCAACCACATCGCCGACTTCGACGACTTCTTCCGGCCGATCCGCAACTACCTGTACTGGGAACCGCACTGCTTCGACATCCCGATGTGCTGGTCGATCCGGTCGGTGTTCGACACCCTCGACGGCATCGACACGATGACCGACGACTTCCAGAGCCTGGTGCCCAACCTCCACCAACTCGACATCCTGACCGCTCAGATGCGCACCCTGATGCCGCCGATGATCGAGACGATGAAGTCCATGCGGACCATGCAGCTCACGATGCAGAGCACGCAGGCCGGCATGTACGACCAGCTCGCGGCCCAGCAGGACAACCAGAGCGCGATGGGTAAGGCCTTCGACGAGGCCAAGAACGACGACTCGTTCTATCTCCCGCCGGAAGCCTTCGACAATCCCGACTTCCAGCGCGGCATGAAGATGTTCCTGTCGCCGGACGGAAAAGCGGTGCGGTTCATCATCTCTCACGAGGGTGATCCGATGTCTCCGGAAGGCCTCAGCCACGTCGACCCGATCAAGAACGCGGCATTCGAAGCCATCAAGGGCACCCCGCTGGAAGGGTCCAAGATCTACCTCGCCGGAACCGCGGCCAGCTACAAGGACATGCAGGACAGCGCCAACTACGACCTGCTGATCGCCGGAATCGCCGCGCTCTGCCTGATCTTCATCATCATGCTGATCATCACCCGGGCCGTGGTCGCCGCCGCGGCGATCGTCGGCACCGTGCTGCTCTCCCTGGGGACCTCGTTCGGCCTGTCGGTGCTGGTGTGGCAGGACCTCATCGGTCGCCCGCTGCACTGGATGGTGCTGGTGATGTCGGTCATCATCCTGCTCGCCGTCGGATCGGACTACAACCTGCTGCTGGTGGCCCGACTCAAGGAGGAAGTCGGTGCCGGCATCAACACCGGCATCATCCGGGCCATGGGCGGTAGCGGTTCGGTGGTGACCTCAGCGGGTCTGGTGTTCGCGGTGACGATGGCGTCGATGGCCTTCAGTGAGCTGACCATCCTCGCCCAGGTCGGCACCACCATCGGCATGGGTCTGCTGGTGGACACCCTGGTGATCCGCTCGTTCATGACGCCGTCGATCGCCGCGCTACTGGGCCGCTGGTTCTGGTGGCCGCAGCGGGTTCGCCCGCGTCCGGCGCCCTCGCCGTGGCCGCAGCCGAAAACCGATTCGGCGCAACCTGTTTCGGCCGACTCTTCGCCCTAG
- a CDS encoding DUF302 domain-containing protein, translating to MPTEIGFRGVRVRYDSAKSFEDLLTALLADIGEQRVPIEEITVASPDWTSYRDALERHAGPSGFMLFALFDHGAWITKAGLERKAMRVILGNPLIAITMLRHDVTAGLFAPVEVLLLDEDGGRSSLTYVKPSSLMVVAPNQELLSAAEELDDKLAALAATVTCSH from the coding sequence GTGCCGACCGAGATCGGGTTCCGCGGCGTGCGAGTGCGCTACGACAGTGCCAAGAGCTTCGAGGACCTACTGACCGCGCTGCTCGCCGACATCGGCGAGCAGCGCGTGCCCATCGAGGAGATCACGGTGGCCAGCCCGGACTGGACGTCGTACCGGGATGCGCTCGAGCGGCATGCGGGCCCGAGCGGATTCATGTTGTTCGCATTGTTCGACCACGGCGCGTGGATCACCAAGGCGGGCCTCGAGCGCAAGGCGATGCGGGTCATCCTCGGCAACCCGCTGATCGCGATCACGATGCTGCGCCACGACGTGACGGCCGGGCTGTTCGCCCCTGTCGAAGTTCTGCTCCTCGACGAGGACGGCGGGCGCAGCAGCCTGACCTACGTCAAGCCCTCGTCGCTGATGGTCGTGGCGCCCAACCAGGAATTGCTCAGTGCCGCCGAGGAACTCGACGACAAGCTGGCCGCACTCGCCGCGACGGTGACCTGCTCGCATTGA
- a CDS encoding flavin-containing monooxygenase, producing the protein MSSGSKSYVDVVVVGAGFGGLYALHKFRSQGLSVRVFEAAPDVGGTWYYNRYPGARCDVESVDYCYSFSDELQQEWTWTEKYATQTEILAYINWVADKLDLRRDITFGTRVMSAVLDEQTLRWTVSTDGDESVEARFVVMATGPLSAALTPDINGLDTFRGEVYHTAHWPHEGVDFTGKRVAVIGTGSSGVQSIPIIADQAQQLYVFQRTPNYSVPAGNRPLTADEIADVKANYAERRRMSWRSGGGSPHVAHPQLTMEATPEERRAAFQKRWELGGVLFSKTFADQMVSLESNDEARRFYEEKIRSVIDDPALADLLIPTDHPIGTKRICTDSNYFQTFNRPNVRLISVRNTPIEAIDETGIATTDERFEIDVLVLATGFDAMTGTLAKIDIVGRHGQRLVDDWSGGPRTYLGLGTDGFPNLFLVSGPGAPAVLANMVLHAEAHVNWIADVIGYLDGHGYTGIEPSASAVESWMAECAQRAEATLFTKANSWYVGANVPGKPRQFMLFIGGFGTYLDICNEVAAAGYKGFDLLKVP; encoded by the coding sequence GTGAGCAGCGGATCGAAGTCCTATGTTGACGTCGTGGTGGTGGGGGCCGGGTTCGGCGGCCTCTATGCCCTGCACAAGTTCCGTTCCCAGGGACTGTCGGTGCGGGTATTCGAAGCCGCACCCGATGTGGGAGGCACTTGGTACTACAACCGTTACCCCGGTGCGCGGTGTGATGTGGAAAGCGTGGACTACTGCTACTCGTTCTCCGACGAGTTGCAGCAGGAGTGGACGTGGACTGAGAAGTACGCCACTCAAACTGAGATCTTGGCCTACATCAACTGGGTTGCCGACAAGCTCGATCTGCGGCGCGACATCACCTTCGGCACCCGGGTGATGAGCGCGGTGCTCGACGAACAGACGTTGCGGTGGACGGTGAGCACCGACGGTGACGAGAGTGTCGAGGCACGTTTCGTCGTGATGGCCACCGGTCCGCTCTCGGCAGCCCTCACCCCTGATATCAACGGCCTAGATACCTTTCGGGGCGAGGTGTACCACACCGCGCACTGGCCGCATGAGGGCGTCGACTTCACCGGCAAACGCGTCGCCGTGATCGGCACCGGATCTTCAGGCGTCCAATCTATTCCGATCATTGCCGACCAAGCGCAACAGCTGTACGTATTCCAGCGCACGCCGAACTACAGTGTGCCGGCAGGCAACCGGCCGTTGACGGCAGACGAGATAGCCGACGTCAAGGCCAACTATGCCGAGCGGCGGCGAATGTCGTGGCGCAGTGGTGGTGGCTCACCGCATGTTGCCCATCCACAGCTGACGATGGAGGCCACCCCGGAGGAACGCAGGGCAGCGTTCCAAAAGCGTTGGGAGCTCGGCGGCGTGCTGTTCTCGAAGACCTTCGCCGATCAGATGGTGTCCCTGGAATCCAATGACGAGGCACGCAGATTCTACGAAGAGAAGATCCGATCCGTGATCGATGATCCAGCGCTCGCGGATCTGCTCATCCCGACCGACCATCCGATCGGTACCAAGCGGATCTGCACCGATTCCAACTATTTCCAGACGTTCAATCGGCCCAACGTCCGGCTCATCAGTGTCCGGAACACCCCGATCGAAGCGATCGACGAGACGGGGATCGCCACCACCGACGAGCGCTTCGAGATCGACGTACTGGTGCTGGCCACCGGGTTCGATGCCATGACGGGCACGCTGGCCAAGATCGACATCGTCGGTCGTCACGGTCAACGGTTGGTCGACGACTGGTCCGGTGGGCCGCGCACCTATCTGGGATTGGGAACCGACGGATTTCCCAATCTGTTTCTGGTGTCCGGGCCGGGGGCGCCGGCAGTGTTGGCCAACATGGTGCTCCATGCCGAGGCCCACGTGAATTGGATCGCCGATGTCATCGGCTACCTCGACGGTCACGGCTACACCGGGATCGAACCGAGCGCCAGCGCCGTCGAGAGCTGGATGGCCGAATGCGCGCAGCGCGCTGAGGCGACGCTGTTCACCAAGGCCAATTCCTGGTACGTGGGAGCGAATGTGCCCGGCAAGCCTCGGCAATTCATGCTGTTCATCGGCGGCTTCGGGACGTATCTGGATATCTGCAACGAGGTGGCTGCCGCCGGCTACAAGGGGTTCGACCTTCTCAAGGTGCCCTAG
- a CDS encoding glucose 1-dehydrogenase, with protein MADSLQGKVVLVTGGARGMGAAFARMVADRGGQVVIADVLDDEGAAVAAELGPAARYAPLDVTDRERWSAVVDFAVAEFGSLTGLVNNAGVSTGQFIEHEPVDHFRSVLEVNLVGVFNGMQSVIAPMRASGGGSIVNISSAAGLMGLPMTAGYGASKWGVRGLTKVAAVELGADRIRVNSVHPGMVYTPMTSGIGIQLGEGNFPGAPMERIGVPEEVAGAVGYLLSDDAAYTTGSEIAVDGGWTAGPTVRSMMGE; from the coding sequence ATGGCTGATTCATTGCAGGGCAAGGTCGTCCTGGTCACCGGTGGTGCCCGGGGGATGGGCGCGGCATTCGCGCGAATGGTGGCCGATCGCGGCGGGCAGGTGGTGATTGCCGACGTACTCGACGACGAGGGTGCGGCTGTTGCGGCCGAACTCGGGCCGGCCGCGCGCTACGCCCCCCTCGACGTCACCGACCGCGAGCGCTGGAGTGCCGTCGTGGATTTCGCGGTCGCGGAATTCGGATCACTGACCGGGTTGGTCAACAATGCCGGCGTGTCGACGGGGCAGTTCATCGAGCACGAACCCGTCGACCACTTCCGTTCGGTCCTGGAGGTCAACCTCGTCGGTGTCTTCAACGGAATGCAGTCCGTCATCGCGCCGATGCGGGCCTCCGGCGGCGGCTCGATCGTGAACATCTCCTCGGCCGCGGGACTGATGGGGCTGCCCATGACCGCCGGGTACGGCGCATCGAAATGGGGTGTGCGGGGCCTGACCAAGGTCGCTGCCGTCGAACTCGGGGCCGACCGGATCAGGGTGAACTCGGTGCATCCCGGCATGGTGTACACCCCGATGACGTCGGGCATCGGAATCCAGTTGGGGGAGGGCAACTTCCCCGGGGCGCCGATGGAACGCATCGGTGTCCCCGAGGAAGTTGCCGGTGCGGTCGGGTACCTGCTGTCCGACGACGCCGCCTACACGACGGGATCGGAGATCGCCGTCGACGGCGGCTGGACCGCCGGTCCGACCGTGCGCTCGATGATGGGCGAGTGA
- a CDS encoding winged helix-turn-helix transcriptional regulator, whose amino-acid sequence MTVLQGPLADRDSWSAVGKCPIEKTMAVVGTKSAMLILREAYYGTTRFDDFARRVGITKAATSARLTELVDAGLLTRRPYREPGQRARDEYVLTEAGTDLMPVVWAMFEWGRRHLGDETRLRLTHRGCGAEATVEIRCAEGHPVPPDELGVALRRRSGTD is encoded by the coding sequence GTGACAGTCCTACAAGGACCCCTGGCTGACCGGGATAGCTGGTCAGCGGTGGGGAAGTGCCCGATCGAAAAGACCATGGCCGTGGTCGGCACCAAGTCGGCGATGTTGATTCTGCGGGAGGCCTACTACGGCACCACCCGGTTCGACGATTTCGCGCGCCGGGTCGGCATCACCAAGGCCGCGACGTCCGCGCGGCTGACCGAGCTCGTCGACGCCGGGCTCCTGACCCGGCGTCCCTACCGCGAGCCGGGCCAGCGGGCGCGCGACGAGTACGTGCTCACCGAGGCGGGCACCGACCTGATGCCCGTGGTGTGGGCGATGTTCGAATGGGGCAGGCGCCACCTGGGCGACGAGACCCGGCTGCGGCTGACCCACCGGGGCTGCGGAGCCGAGGCGACCGTCGAGATCCGATGCGCCGAAGGACATCCCGTGCCACCCGACGAACTGGGTGTGGCGCTGCGGAGGCGAAGCGGCACTGACTAA
- a CDS encoding MmpS family transport accessory protein, which translates to MRGFRKIWLPVVILLVVAVAGFSVYRLHGVFGKTEITRAGSGLANDTKPFNPKTVTYEIYGPPGTVATVNYLDLDATPQIARDVTLPWSLTLTTTAPAASANIVAQGDSDTIGCRITVNGELKDEKTSTGVNAQTFCLVKSA; encoded by the coding sequence ATGCGCGGCTTCCGCAAGATCTGGCTGCCGGTGGTCATCCTTCTCGTCGTCGCGGTGGCCGGCTTCAGCGTGTACCGCCTGCACGGCGTCTTCGGCAAGACCGAGATCACCCGCGCGGGCTCGGGTCTGGCCAACGACACCAAGCCGTTCAACCCCAAGACGGTGACCTACGAGATCTATGGGCCGCCTGGGACCGTGGCCACCGTGAACTACCTCGACCTCGACGCCACGCCGCAGATCGCCCGCGACGTCACCCTGCCGTGGTCGCTGACCCTGACCACCACCGCGCCTGCCGCCTCGGCCAACATCGTGGCCCAGGGCGACAGCGATACGATCGGCTGCCGCATCACCGTCAACGGCGAACTCAAGGACGAAAAGACCTCGACCGGGGTGAACGCCCAGACCTTTTGTCTGGTCAAGTCGGCATGA